One genomic segment of Streptomyces sp. TLI_146 includes these proteins:
- a CDS encoding pyridoxal phosphate-dependent aminotransferase, protein MEFRQSSKLSEVCYEIRGPVIEHANALEEAGHSVLRLNTGNPALFGFEAPEEILQDMIRMLPQAHGYTDSRGILSARRAVAQRYQAMGLPDVSVDDVFLGNGVSELVSMAVQALLEDGDEVLIPAPDFPLWTAVTTLAGGKAVHYICDEQADWYPDLDDMASKITDRTKAVVIINPNNPTGAVYPKEVIEGILDLARRHQLMVFADEIYDQIVYDDAVAHTAAALAPDLVVLTFSGLSKTYRVAGFRSGWLVVSGPQQHAKNYLEGLTMLASMRLCPNAPAQYAIQAALGGRQSIKELTAPGGRLHEQRNRAWEKLNEIPGVSCVKPKGALYAFPRIDPKVHPIEDDEKFVLDLLLREKIQVVQGTGFNWPRPDHFRILTLPHADDLDAAISRIGRFLSGYRQ, encoded by the coding sequence ATGGAGTTCCGGCAGTCGAGCAAGCTGAGCGAGGTCTGTTACGAGATCCGCGGCCCGGTGATCGAGCACGCCAACGCGCTGGAGGAGGCGGGCCACAGCGTCCTGCGCCTCAACACCGGCAACCCGGCGCTCTTCGGCTTCGAGGCGCCGGAGGAGATCCTCCAGGACATGATCCGGATGCTTCCGCAGGCCCACGGCTACACGGACTCGCGCGGCATCCTGTCGGCCCGCCGCGCCGTCGCCCAGCGCTACCAGGCGATGGGCCTGCCGGACGTCTCCGTCGACGACGTCTTCCTCGGCAACGGCGTCTCCGAGCTGGTCTCCATGGCCGTACAGGCACTGCTCGAAGACGGCGACGAAGTCCTCATCCCCGCACCGGACTTCCCCCTGTGGACCGCCGTCACCACGCTCGCGGGCGGCAAGGCCGTCCACTACATCTGCGACGAGCAGGCCGACTGGTACCCCGACCTCGATGACATGGCATCGAAGATCACCGACCGCACCAAGGCCGTCGTCATCATCAACCCCAACAACCCCACGGGCGCGGTGTATCCGAAGGAGGTCATCGAGGGCATCCTCGACCTGGCCCGCCGCCACCAGCTGATGGTGTTCGCGGACGAGATCTACGACCAGATCGTCTACGACGACGCCGTCGCCCACACCGCCGCCGCCCTCGCCCCCGACCTGGTCGTCCTCACGTTCAGCGGGCTGTCGAAGACGTACCGGGTGGCGGGGTTCCGCTCCGGCTGGCTGGTCGTCAGCGGCCCCCAGCAGCACGCCAAGAACTACTTGGAGGGGCTCACCATGCTCGCCTCCATGCGGCTGTGCCCCAACGCGCCCGCCCAGTACGCCATCCAGGCCGCGCTCGGCGGCCGCCAGTCCATCAAGGAGCTGACCGCACCTGGCGGACGGCTGCACGAGCAGCGCAACCGGGCCTGGGAGAAGCTGAACGAGATCCCGGGCGTGTCCTGTGTGAAGCCGAAGGGCGCCCTGTACGCGTTCCCCCGGATCGACCCCAAGGTTCACCCGATCGAAGACGACGAGAAGTTCGTCCTTGACCTGCTGCTGCGGGAGAAGATCCAGGTGGTCCAGGGCACGGGCTTCAACTGGCCGCGCCCGGACCACTTCCGCATCCTGACGCTCCCGCACGCGGACGACCTGGACGCGGCGATCAGCCGGATCGGGCGGTTCTTGAGCGGGTACCGGCAGTAG
- a CDS encoding DUF2293 domain-containing protein has translation MLVIEPRRHHRCAECDRGPLPRIVLDSGAPRCLDCGDLGHLVFLPRGDTALTRRAREESTLSAVVIRFNRRRRRYERQGVLVEEAALAVAEQRCLADAEARARRRARDALRRAAEDVRFTAALEAEILRLFPGCPPERAHHVAVHASVRGSGRVGRSAAGRALDETAVTAALRASVRHLDTPYDELLMARVPRNRARARVAAAVEAVLAAWAAGRQP, from the coding sequence ATTCTCGTCATCGAACCCAGACGACATCACCGCTGCGCCGAGTGCGACCGGGGTCCCCTCCCCCGGATCGTCCTGGATTCCGGCGCCCCGCGCTGCCTGGACTGCGGGGACCTCGGCCACCTCGTGTTCCTGCCGCGCGGTGACACCGCCCTGACGCGCCGGGCCCGGGAGGAGAGCACGCTCTCGGCCGTCGTGATCCGCTTCAACCGCCGTCGGCGCCGGTACGAACGCCAGGGCGTGCTCGTCGAGGAGGCGGCGCTCGCCGTCGCCGAGCAGCGCTGTCTGGCCGACGCGGAGGCCCGCGCGCGCCGCCGCGCCCGCGACGCGCTCCGACGGGCCGCCGAGGACGTCCGCTTCACCGCGGCCCTGGAGGCCGAGATCCTGCGTCTGTTCCCGGGCTGCCCGCCCGAACGGGCCCATCACGTCGCGGTCCACGCCTCGGTCCGCGGCAGCGGCCGCGTGGGCCGCAGCGCGGCGGGCCGCGCCCTGGACGAGACCGCGGTAACGGCCGCGCTCCGCGCATCCGTGCGTCACCTGGACACGCCCTACGACGAGCTCCTGATGGCCCGGGTACCACGCAACCGGGCCCGGGCGCGGGTGGCCGCGGCGGTGGAGGCGGTGCTGGCGGCTTGGGCGGCCGGTCGGCAACCGTGA
- a CDS encoding SWIM zinc finger family protein has translation MSPLPTTRYDDRRRTFPALGARSERTGTWWGEAWVEALEDLALDPARLTRGRKYAQAGHVDAITVTPGRITAYVHGSRPRPYRTELRLRTLPDQAWEDFLDTAAQDPAHIAALLDKDLPHTLADQVDLLPAPGDLVPDCSCPDDGYPCKHAAALCYQTARLLDEDPFVLLLMRGRGEQETLAALTRRNTARMAVERETPAPELPTVAAREAVRAAARPELPPPFPPPPRAGHPPAFPTLQGAPDALALDLLATEAAARAHALLTTGEDPIASLSPWQDAVRLAAAHPGSGVTSTTRALYAGLSRATGRTPTELARAVAAWRQGGLAALSVLEEPWDPPAGPFDRARPALTAAGHPNFRPWRNHLSTPTTQLRYGRDGLWYAYESDPGREDWWPRGIPAQDPVEAVIR, from the coding sequence ATGAGTCCGCTCCCCACCACCCGGTACGACGACCGCCGCCGCACCTTCCCGGCCCTGGGCGCCCGTTCGGAGCGGACCGGCACGTGGTGGGGCGAGGCCTGGGTGGAGGCGCTGGAGGACCTGGCCCTGGACCCGGCCCGACTGACCCGCGGCCGGAAGTACGCGCAGGCGGGCCACGTCGACGCGATCACCGTTACGCCCGGCCGGATCACCGCGTACGTCCACGGCTCCCGCCCCCGCCCGTACCGTACGGAACTGCGTCTGCGCACCCTGCCCGACCAGGCGTGGGAGGACTTCCTGGACACGGCGGCCCAGGACCCCGCCCACATCGCGGCGCTGCTCGACAAGGACCTGCCGCACACCCTCGCCGACCAGGTCGACCTGCTCCCCGCTCCCGGCGACCTGGTCCCGGACTGCTCCTGCCCCGACGACGGCTACCCGTGCAAGCACGCGGCGGCGCTCTGCTACCAGACGGCCCGGCTCCTCGACGAGGACCCGTTCGTCCTCCTGCTGATGCGCGGCCGCGGCGAGCAGGAGACGCTCGCCGCGCTCACCCGCCGCAACACCGCCCGGATGGCGGTGGAGAGGGAGACGCCCGCGCCCGAACTCCCCACGGTCGCCGCCCGCGAGGCCGTCCGGGCCGCCGCGCGGCCCGAGCTGCCGCCCCCGTTCCCGCCACCGCCGCGCGCGGGCCATCCGCCTGCTTTCCCCACCCTCCAGGGCGCCCCCGACGCACTCGCGCTCGATCTGCTGGCCACCGAGGCGGCGGCCCGGGCGCACGCCCTGCTGACCACCGGCGAGGACCCGATCGCGTCCTTGTCGCCGTGGCAGGACGCGGTCCGTCTGGCGGCGGCCCACCCGGGCTCCGGCGTGACCTCCACGACCAGGGCGCTGTACGCCGGCCTGTCCCGTGCCACCGGCCGCACCCCCACCGAGCTGGCCCGCGCGGTGGCCGCCTGGCGCCAGGGCGGCCTGGCGGCGCTCTCCGTCCTGGAGGAACCCTGGGACCCCCCGGCGGGCCCGTTCGACCGAGCCCGCCCGGCCCTGACAGCCGCCGGCCACCCCAACTTCCGCCCCTGGCGCAACCACCTCTCCACCCCCACCACCCAACTCCGCTACGGCCGCGACGGCCTCTGGTACGCGTACGAGTCCGACCCGGGGCGGGAGGACTGGTGGCCTCGGGGGATACCGGCGCAGGACCCGGTGGAGGCGGTCATACGGTGA
- a CDS encoding DEAD/DEAH box helicase, whose product MTRTELKAAPVPLPGVSAAAVFLPAGLPREGKVAFWDPAGGPPPQAAAGEVAELTVVRRHGGGAGRRTVAARLLPVTEALPLLVRARNHPAAHPAAACWGAAALHALHLVARGRLLPGLTGTDHDAWRAGPLDADDIAQLRAIAAAMPYEAYGVPAPGRGPLRLPDPEALVRAFLDAVADSLPRTPAAAHAVGPAFAAAEPQHLPGARVWAAEAAAGMDAGVRVSLRLDLSGYGMFDSDHDEDARRAGSAVVQVHSLADPTLVVDAVGLWEGERSDAFGPRARIDALLALRRAARVWPPLGLLLERSVPDVLPLTESELYDLLGSAATRLDAAGVAVHWPRELARTLSATAVVRPAPGSATDGTAFFDAGELLAFNWELALGGEPLSQSEMDTLAESHRPIVRLRDQWVVADPELVRKARKRDLGLLDPVDALSVALTGTAEVDGETVEAVPAGALAVLRDRLTEGPRATAQPPGLDATLRDYQLRGLAWLDLMTSLGLGGCLADDMGLGKTITVIALHLRRARPEPTLVVCPASLLGNWQREIARFAPGVPVRRFHGSDRSLADVAGGFVLTTYGTMRGSAPQLAAHTWGMVVADEAQHVKNPLSATAKALRTVPAPARVALTGTPVENNLSELWALLDWTTPGLLGPLKSFRARHARAVENGEDAQAAERLARLVRPFLLRRKKSDPGIVPELPPKTETDHPVPLTREQASLYEAVVREAMAGVEAAEGITRRALIMKLLTALKQICNHPAQYLKETAPRLHARSGKLTLLDELLDTILAEDGSVLVFTQYVAMARLLSAHLTARGVPSQLLHGGTPVAERDRLVDAFQSGEVPVFILSLKAAGTGLNLTRAGHVVHYDRWWNPAVEEQATDRAYRIGQTQPVQVHRLIAEGTVEDRIAEMLAAKRALADAVLGSGESALTELTDRELADLISLRRGS is encoded by the coding sequence ATGACGCGGACCGAGCTGAAGGCGGCGCCCGTACCGCTGCCCGGCGTGTCCGCCGCCGCGGTGTTCCTGCCCGCGGGCCTGCCCCGCGAGGGGAAGGTCGCCTTCTGGGACCCGGCGGGCGGCCCGCCGCCCCAGGCCGCCGCGGGCGAGGTCGCCGAGCTGACCGTGGTGCGGCGCCACGGCGGCGGCGCCGGGCGGCGCACCGTCGCGGCCCGTCTGCTGCCCGTCACCGAGGCCCTGCCCCTGCTCGTCCGGGCCCGGAACCACCCCGCCGCGCACCCCGCGGCCGCCTGCTGGGGCGCCGCCGCGCTGCACGCCCTGCACCTGGTCGCGCGCGGCAGGCTGCTGCCCGGCCTGACCGGGACCGATCACGACGCCTGGCGGGCGGGCCCGCTGGACGCCGACGACATCGCCCAGCTCCGCGCCATCGCCGCCGCGATGCCGTACGAGGCGTACGGAGTCCCGGCGCCGGGCCGCGGCCCGCTGCGGCTGCCCGACCCGGAGGCGCTGGTGCGGGCCTTCCTGGACGCGGTCGCGGACAGCCTGCCGCGCACCCCGGCCGCCGCCCACGCGGTCGGCCCGGCGTTCGCGGCGGCCGAGCCCCAGCACCTGCCCGGCGCGCGCGTGTGGGCGGCGGAGGCGGCGGCGGGCATGGACGCGGGCGTACGGGTGTCCCTGCGCCTGGACCTGTCCGGTTACGGGATGTTCGACAGCGACCACGACGAGGACGCGCGGCGCGCGGGTTCCGCCGTCGTCCAGGTCCACAGCCTCGCCGACCCCACCCTGGTCGTCGACGCGGTGGGCCTGTGGGAGGGCGAGCGGTCCGACGCGTTCGGCCCGCGCGCGCGGATCGACGCCCTGCTCGCGCTGCGCCGGGCCGCCCGGGTCTGGCCACCCCTGGGCCTGCTGCTCGAACGGTCGGTGCCGGACGTGCTGCCCCTCACCGAGAGCGAGCTGTACGACCTGCTCGGCTCGGCCGCGACCCGCCTGGACGCGGCGGGGGTCGCCGTGCACTGGCCGCGCGAGCTGGCCCGCACCCTGAGCGCCACCGCCGTCGTACGGCCCGCGCCGGGCTCGGCGACCGACGGCACGGCGTTCTTCGACGCCGGTGAACTGCTCGCCTTCAACTGGGAGCTGGCGCTCGGCGGCGAACCGCTCAGCCAGTCGGAGATGGACACCCTGGCCGAGTCCCACCGCCCGATCGTGCGGCTGCGCGACCAGTGGGTGGTGGCCGACCCCGAGCTCGTACGGAAGGCGAGGAAGCGGGACCTGGGGCTGCTCGACCCCGTGGACGCGCTCTCCGTCGCGCTCACCGGCACCGCGGAGGTCGACGGCGAGACGGTCGAGGCGGTCCCGGCCGGCGCGCTGGCCGTCCTGCGCGACCGCCTCACCGAGGGCCCGCGGGCCACCGCCCAGCCCCCGGGCCTGGACGCCACCCTGCGCGACTATCAGCTGCGCGGCCTCGCCTGGCTGGACCTGATGACCTCGCTCGGCCTCGGGGGCTGCCTCGCGGACGACATGGGTCTGGGCAAGACGATCACCGTGATCGCCCTCCATCTGCGCCGCGCGCGTCCCGAGCCGACGCTGGTGGTCTGCCCGGCCTCGCTGCTCGGCAACTGGCAGCGCGAGATCGCCCGGTTCGCGCCCGGCGTTCCCGTGCGGCGCTTCCACGGCAGCGACCGCAGCCTGGCGGACGTGGCGGGCGGCTTCGTCCTCACCACGTACGGCACGATGCGCGGCAGCGCCCCCCAACTGGCCGCGCACACTTGGGGGATGGTCGTCGCGGACGAGGCGCAGCACGTCAAGAACCCGCTCTCGGCGACGGCCAAGGCCCTGCGCACCGTCCCCGCCCCCGCGCGCGTCGCCCTCACCGGCACCCCGGTCGAGAACAACCTCTCCGAGCTGTGGGCGCTGCTCGACTGGACGACGCCCGGGCTGCTCGGCCCGCTCAAGTCGTTCCGCGCCCGCCACGCCCGGGCCGTGGAGAACGGCGAGGACGCGCAGGCGGCCGAGCGCCTGGCCCGGCTGGTCCGCCCCTTCCTCCTCCGGAGGAAGAAGTCCGACCCGGGCATCGTGCCCGAGCTGCCGCCCAAGACGGAGACCGACCACCCGGTCCCGCTCACCCGCGAACAGGCCTCGCTCTACGAGGCGGTCGTCCGGGAGGCCATGGCCGGGGTCGAGGCGGCCGAGGGCATCACCCGCCGCGCCCTGATCATGAAGCTCCTGACGGCCCTGAAGCAGATCTGCAATCATCCGGCGCAGTACCTGAAGGAGACGGCGCCCCGGCTGCACGCCCGCTCCGGCAAGCTGACCCTCCTCGACGAACTGCTGGACACGATCCTCGCGGAGGACGGCTCGGTCCTCGTCTTCACCCAGTACGTGGCGATGGCCCGGCTGCTCTCCGCGCACCTCACCGCGCGCGGAGTCCCCTCCCAACTCCTGCACGGCGGAACGCCGGTGGCGGAGCGGGACCGTCTGGTGGACGCGTTCCAGTCCGGCGAGGTCCCCGTCTTCATCCTCTCCCTGAAGGCGGCCGGCACCGGTCTCAACCTCACCCGGGCGGGCCACGTCGTCCACTACGACCGCTGGTGGAACCCGGCCGTGGAGGAGCAGGCCACCGACCGCGCCTACCGCATCGGCCAGACCCAGCCGGTGCAGGTACACCGCCTGATCGCCGAGGGCACCGTGGAGGACCGCATCGCGGAGATGCTCGCGGCGAAACGCGCCCTGGCCGACGCGGTCCTGGGTTCCGGCGAGAGCGCCCTGACCGAGCTCACGGACCGCGAGCTGGCGGACCTCATCTCCCTGAGGAGGGGATCATGA
- a CDS encoding carboxylesterase/lipase family protein yields the protein MEPINPVEPPATHVCTTRQGAVRGRTGSDAVTSFLGIPYAAPPFGPLRFFEPAPAASWEGVRDAFAHGPSAPRAPYAPPMDALIPDADGGQGEDCLNLSVWTPHPGPGGGLPVMVWLHGGAFSNGSGVGPAYDGTAFARDGVVCVNVNYRLGTDGFLRLPGRPDNRGLLDQIAALEWVRDNIEGFGGDPDRVTVFGESAGGMSIGVLLAQPRARGLFRRAVLQSGAAHHFLRPATAELITAHLAAALGIEATGTALTEAFARVPFGDLLPAQARLRAEMGARPDPALWGEAMLNMMPFEPVLDALPLPSADCGVDLLVGSNREEYRLFLVPTERLHLLSERKLRATTEAYGLDPDKALPVYAESRPGAGPGELFDAVATDWFYRIPALRVAEAVPGTRVYEFAWRSPQYGGLLGACHGSELGFVFDNLRDPVYAPMLGDHPPQDLADAMHGAWVAFAATGDPGWDAYDRETRTTMVFGASPHAPTELVRDPRAAERALWEGVR from the coding sequence ATGGAACCGATCAATCCGGTGGAACCGCCCGCCACGCACGTGTGCACGACCCGGCAGGGCGCGGTGCGCGGCCGGACCGGGAGCGACGCGGTGACGTCCTTCCTCGGCATTCCGTACGCGGCACCGCCGTTCGGGCCGCTGCGGTTTTTCGAACCGGCCCCGGCGGCCTCCTGGGAGGGCGTACGGGACGCCTTCGCGCACGGCCCGTCGGCGCCCCGGGCCCCGTACGCCCCGCCCATGGACGCCCTCATCCCGGACGCCGACGGCGGGCAGGGCGAGGACTGCCTCAACCTCAGCGTGTGGACCCCGCACCCCGGGCCGGGCGGCGGCCTGCCGGTGATGGTCTGGCTGCACGGCGGGGCCTTCTCCAACGGCTCGGGGGTGGGACCGGCGTACGACGGCACCGCCTTCGCGCGCGACGGCGTCGTCTGCGTGAACGTCAACTACCGCCTCGGCACGGACGGTTTCCTGCGGCTGCCGGGCAGGCCGGACAACCGCGGGCTGCTCGACCAGATCGCCGCCCTGGAGTGGGTCCGCGACAACATCGAGGGCTTCGGCGGCGACCCGGACCGGGTGACCGTGTTCGGTGAGTCGGCGGGCGGGATGAGCATCGGCGTCCTGCTCGCGCAGCCACGCGCGCGTGGGCTGTTCCGCCGGGCGGTCCTGCAGAGCGGCGCCGCCCACCACTTCCTGCGGCCCGCGACGGCCGAGCTGATCACGGCGCACCTCGCGGCCGCGCTGGGCATCGAGGCGACGGGGACGGCGCTGACCGAGGCGTTCGCCCGGGTCCCCTTCGGGGACCTGCTGCCCGCCCAGGCCCGGCTGCGGGCCGAGATGGGCGCCCGCCCGGACCCGGCGCTGTGGGGCGAGGCGATGCTCAACATGATGCCCTTCGAGCCGGTCCTGGACGCGCTGCCGCTGCCCTCCGCCGACTGCGGGGTGGACCTGCTCGTCGGCAGCAACCGCGAGGAGTACCGCCTCTTCCTGGTCCCCACCGAACGGCTGCACCTCCTGAGCGAGCGGAAGCTGCGCGCGACGACCGAGGCGTACGGGCTCGACCCCGACAAGGCGCTGCCCGTCTACGCCGAGAGCCGTCCCGGCGCGGGCCCCGGCGAGCTCTTCGACGCCGTGGCGACCGACTGGTTCTACCGGATCCCCGCCCTCCGCGTCGCCGAGGCCGTGCCCGGCACGCGCGTGTACGAGTTCGCCTGGCGCTCGCCGCAGTACGGCGGTCTCCTCGGCGCCTGCCACGGCTCGGAGCTCGGCTTCGTCTTCGACAACCTCCGCGACCCCGTGTACGCCCCGATGCTCGGCGACCACCCGCCGCAGGACCTCGCGGACGCGATGCACGGCGCATGGGTGGCCTTCGCGGCGACCGGCGACCCGGGCTGGGACGCCTACGACCGGGAGACCCGTACCACGATGGTCTTCGGCGCCTCCCCACACGCTCCGACCGAGCTGGTCCGGGACCCGCGGGCGGCGGAACGTGCCTTGTGGGAGGGGGTGCGCTGA
- a CDS encoding alpha/beta fold hydrolase — MPTLTARRVPTARLTQHILEDASRDAGEPVVFVHGNVSSSAFWQDAMLALPERYRPVAVDLRGFGGTDPLPVDATRGLRDYADDLMALLEALHMERAHFVGWSMGGGVVLQHMRDRPAMVRSLTMVNPVSPYGFGGTQGVDGRLNSPDGAGSGGGTANPDFVRLLAEGDRGEESPLSPRNVLSLCYVKPPRRLAREDEYVEAMLATRLGDDHYPGDSKPCEAWPGTAPGTRGVLNCLAPTHFRLDDLHTALAALPAKPPVTWVRGEDDVIVSDTSLFDLAHLGAIGAVPGWDGTPAQPMVAQTRHVLALYARVGGRVREVTVPGSGHAVHVERPAEFGAALLETLAEGV; from the coding sequence ATGCCCACTCTCACCGCCCGCCGGGTACCGACCGCCCGGCTCACCCAGCACATCCTGGAGGACGCCTCCAGGGACGCGGGCGAACCGGTCGTCTTCGTACATGGAAACGTCTCCTCCTCCGCCTTCTGGCAGGACGCCATGCTCGCCCTGCCCGAGCGCTACCGGCCGGTCGCCGTCGACCTGCGAGGCTTCGGCGGCACCGATCCGCTGCCGGTCGACGCGACCCGTGGACTGCGCGACTACGCCGACGACTTGATGGCGCTCCTCGAAGCGCTGCATATGGAGCGCGCACACTTCGTCGGCTGGTCCATGGGAGGCGGTGTGGTGCTGCAACACATGAGGGACCGGCCTGCCATGGTGCGCTCGCTGACAATGGTCAACCCGGTGTCCCCGTACGGCTTCGGCGGCACCCAGGGCGTGGACGGGCGGCTCAACTCGCCGGACGGCGCGGGCTCGGGCGGCGGCACCGCCAACCCCGACTTCGTACGGCTGCTTGCCGAGGGCGACCGGGGCGAGGAGTCCCCGCTCTCGCCCCGCAACGTGCTCTCCCTCTGCTACGTCAAACCACCACGGCGGCTCGCAAGGGAGGACGAGTACGTCGAGGCGATGCTCGCCACCCGGCTCGGCGACGACCACTACCCCGGCGACAGCAAGCCCTGCGAGGCCTGGCCCGGCACCGCCCCGGGCACGCGCGGAGTGCTCAACTGCCTGGCCCCGACCCACTTCCGCCTCGACGACCTGCACACCGCTCTCGCCGCACTCCCCGCGAAACCGCCGGTGACCTGGGTGCGCGGCGAGGACGACGTGATCGTCTCCGACACCTCGCTCTTCGACCTCGCCCACCTGGGCGCGATCGGCGCGGTGCCCGGCTGGGACGGCACCCCGGCCCAGCCCATGGTCGCCCAGACACGGCACGTTCTCGCCCTTTACGCGCGCGTGGGCGGCAGGGTACGAGAGGTGACAGTGCCCGGATCAGGGCACGCGGTGCACGTCGAACGCCCGGCGGAGTTCGGCGCGGCCCTGCTGGAGACGCTGGCCGAAGGAGTCTGA
- a CDS encoding triacylglycerol lipase, with protein MTAALGALLTAGGTATAGSSAPEGSTAAPPPYLTQEASYGSGTVTNGWEKVERYRDTTPGFQAAASEGYPPDGRGNQDGVRVTYFGGVARPTSDRFLLYSAPGWNTGAKATPVLLVHGANDTADRAWANPGESGGYGCGALSCPSTGLMQYLAARGHRVFAVGFAHKQGDNLMQAQAVGDAVALIKAKLGVAQVDLVGWSKGELSTRAYVSSLKPSWGRGYAGDVRKLITLGGPNGGFDYPYAHGWAHDFSIWPECGGKINAPSPHSRMTCYGTYTAHPEFSMTPSGGYDDYPGQRQMLARWDGVYGVDQSAQDWYTTYYGGQGFYTAGDGIQPAIEAGSLVAPLQRAGIPASVTTYLLAGGSPDVIGIFNENRGPSDGVVFVSSALDTTGVATVGGKATVTGANHLELGWNSASEAQVAAWLA; from the coding sequence GTGACAGCGGCGCTCGGCGCGCTCCTGACGGCGGGAGGCACCGCCACAGCCGGCAGCAGCGCCCCGGAGGGCAGCACCGCCGCCCCACCCCCGTACCTCACCCAGGAGGCCTCCTACGGCTCCGGCACCGTCACCAACGGCTGGGAGAAGGTCGAGCGCTACCGCGACACCACGCCGGGCTTCCAGGCGGCCGCCTCCGAGGGCTATCCGCCGGACGGCCGCGGCAACCAGGACGGCGTCCGCGTCACCTATTTCGGCGGCGTCGCCCGCCCCACCTCCGACCGCTTCCTGCTCTACTCTGCCCCCGGCTGGAACACCGGCGCCAAGGCCACCCCCGTCCTCCTGGTGCACGGCGCCAACGACACCGCCGACCGGGCCTGGGCCAACCCCGGCGAGTCCGGCGGCTACGGCTGCGGCGCGCTGTCGTGCCCCTCGACCGGCCTGATGCAGTACCTGGCGGCCCGCGGCCACCGCGTCTTCGCCGTCGGCTTCGCCCACAAGCAGGGCGACAACCTGATGCAGGCGCAGGCCGTCGGCGACGCCGTCGCCCTCATCAAGGCCAAGCTGGGCGTCGCCCAGGTGGACCTGGTCGGCTGGAGCAAGGGGGAGCTCTCCACGCGCGCGTACGTCTCGTCCCTCAAGCCCTCCTGGGGTCGCGGCTACGCCGGTGACGTACGGAAGCTGATCACGCTCGGCGGCCCCAACGGCGGCTTCGACTACCCGTACGCCCACGGCTGGGCCCATGACTTCTCGATCTGGCCGGAGTGCGGCGGCAAGATCAACGCACCCTCCCCGCACTCCCGGATGACCTGCTACGGGACGTACACGGCGCACCCCGAGTTCTCCATGACGCCGTCCGGCGGCTACGACGACTACCCGGGCCAGCGGCAGATGCTGGCCCGCTGGGACGGCGTGTACGGCGTCGACCAGTCGGCGCAGGACTGGTACACGACGTATTACGGAGGCCAGGGCTTCTACACGGCCGGTGACGGCATCCAGCCGGCCATCGAGGCGGGCTCGCTGGTCGCCCCGCTGCAGCGCGCCGGAATCCCCGCCTCCGTCACTACGTACCTGCTCGCGGGCGGCTCGCCGGACGTCATAGGCATCTTCAACGAGAACCGGGGCCCGAGCGACGGGGTCGTCTTCGTCTCCAGCGCGCTCGACACGACCGGCGTCGCCACGGTCGGCGGCAAGGCCACGGTGACCGGGGCCAACCACCTCGAACTCGGCTGGAACAGCGCCTCTGAGGCCCAGGTCGCCGCCTGGCTGGCCTGA
- a CDS encoding acyltransferase domain-containing protein, which produces MLPVGDELAEVLLDLAVPHEDINELVRIARRLEGDPEAGGLLEESVRALVRDIGEVGFQPEMPAVSEGLGGAAAVRRLFPVLVLLAALPHTRAYHDERAVPADIARRTLADLGRHLAIHRRRYGNAGLLDPRWLWRHFRGELYQVGRLQFQRDRLGKRTGEAVRAAGLPLGPGDACLSIHIPDFRGPLTPQACDASLALAKDFFALHYPEETYRVAVCHSWLLDPQLEKYLPEESNIVRFQRRFRTPYRETEADDRLPVFFVFGDPDLPVEALLQRTAVERAVAGHLLAGEHWYRGHGWFEL; this is translated from the coding sequence CTGTTGCCGGTGGGGGACGAGTTGGCCGAGGTGCTGCTCGACCTCGCCGTACCGCACGAGGACATCAATGAACTCGTGCGGATCGCCCGGAGGTTGGAGGGCGATCCGGAAGCGGGCGGGCTGCTGGAAGAGTCCGTTCGGGCGCTCGTGCGGGACATCGGCGAGGTCGGGTTTCAGCCTGAAATGCCCGCGGTTTCCGAGGGGTTGGGGGGAGCGGCGGCCGTCCGGCGACTCTTTCCCGTCCTCGTCCTGCTCGCCGCACTGCCGCATACGCGCGCGTACCACGACGAACGCGCCGTGCCCGCCGACATCGCCCGCCGCACCCTCGCCGACTTAGGGCGCCACCTGGCCATTCACCGCAGGCGGTACGGGAACGCCGGTCTGCTGGACCCGCGCTGGCTGTGGCGGCACTTTCGCGGGGAGCTCTACCAGGTGGGGCGGTTGCAGTTCCAGCGGGACAGGCTTGGGAAGCGGACCGGTGAGGCGGTGCGGGCCGCCGGGCTGCCGCTCGGGCCCGGCGACGCCTGCCTCAGCATCCACATACCGGACTTCCGGGGGCCGTTGACCCCGCAGGCGTGCGACGCCTCGCTCGCGCTGGCCAAGGACTTCTTCGCGCTCCACTACCCCGAGGAGACGTACCGGGTCGCGGTCTGCCACTCATGGCTGCTCGATCCGCAGCTGGAGAAGTACCTGCCCGAGGAGTCCAACATCGTCCGCTTCCAGCGCCGGTTCCGCACCCCGTATCGGGAGACGGAAGCGGACGATCGGCTCCCTGTCTTCTTCGTCTTCGGGGATCCGGACCTGCCCGTGGAGGCGCTGCTCCAGCGGACCGCCGTGGAGCGCGCCGTCGCCGGCCATCTGCTCGCGGGCGAGCACTGGTACCGCGGGCACGGGTGGTTCGAGCTGTGA